DNA sequence from the Coregonus clupeaformis isolate EN_2021a chromosome 30, ASM2061545v1, whole genome shotgun sequence genome:
AACCCTAAGCAGCACCTCTCACTTACTAAGGTAAACAAATGCTTTCAAATCTTTGAATACATAAATACATTTCATTCTTATTATATTGCTGTTGATACTAGTACATGGCAGATCAAGTTGACTAAATTGTTCCTTGTTTTCTCTTTGTGCAGGTAAGGAAGCCAGTGGTGGAGAAGATGCGTAGGGATCGCATCAACACCAGCATTGAGCAGCTCAAGTCCCTCCTGGGTCCTGAGTTCCTCCGCCAGCAGCCCGACTCCAAGCAGGAGAAGGCCGACATCTTGGAGATGACTGTCTATTTCCTGAGCTGCCAGCAGCAGGCAGGAAGTTCCTCCACCACGGCAGCCAATGAGGGCTACTCTCGCTGTGTGCAGGAGGCTGTCAGCTTCCTGTCTCAGTGTGAGGTGAAGACACAGTCCCACAGCTCGCTGTTGAGCCACTTCCAGAGCCTGCAGACATCCAGCCAACACAGCCAGGCTCCCTGGTCCTTCTCCCCACCGGGCTCCCCAATCCACCAGGCCACCACCAAGGGTGTGATGAGCCCCGTCTCCCATCCACTCTGGAGGCCTTGGTAGAGCAACGCTTCAGACTTTTTCATGTCAGACAAACGGAACTGGACAGGCCAGTCTATATTATGACAGGCATGGACAGTGGTGTTCGGAGTGACGGATGTCTAATTCTTTTGCATTTGGTAAGAGATGCTACGTCGATAGTCTTCATGAAGCAAGGCCAGATGAAGCAAGGGCATATTTTGCCAGTATTCCTTTGAAAGGAAGGATTCTATGAAATGATTCAGATTGGTTTGGATACATACTCTGTATATGAAAATGTACACTGATTTAATAATGTTTCTATTATGCTTGTTCTTGTCTGAGAACGATAACTCTGAAAGTACAAACAGAGTTAAATTATGCTAATAACATACTTTTATTGTATGTCTAACCCATAATGGGTTGCTACTGTTTATTTGGTGTCTGTGACACCGCCTGTTTGTTTGCATTTTTAAAAAACTATTTACAATGAATTGTCACTGAATGATACAATGTATCAATTTGGTGATGTATGAATATTATGCTACAAATGGATCCAATGGATCTACTCTAAATGTACATCAAGTTATGATTATGTAACATTTATGTTATTAATAATACAAATATTAAATGTTTAAGGAAAACGCTAAAACGTTAATTCTAACTTCGAAATAGACACCTTTCATAAAAGCATTTTGTGTATTCAACAAAAGTTTTTGTAAGTTTGTTTGCCTTTATTGGTTTAAATTACACTATTTGGAGTGACATGCCATAAAGCttttgaaaataaattaaaaacttCAATTGATGTTTCTCAAAATTTGAATTTTTGGTTCTATCTTGTCTGTCGTATCAACTCATATCTGCACAAAGTTCACCATCCACATCCATTCTGATGACATCAGTAGTATGGCTAACTTTTTCATCCACACATTTATAAAGAACACCGTATATTGAatacattgattgattgactatatTCACAAACCTAAACCTAGATTGTGAGGAGCACCTATCCACTGCCCAGAGATGTCAGATCGATATTGGTTCCTGGTTGATAAACCCAAACCTTGAAACCTATTGTTGATTTGTGGTTGGACAAAATATGTGTAGCCTAAAATAATGACTTTTTGTCAGAGGAATGCATGCCCATAATTATCAAGGGCTCCCATCAAGAACACCACATTACTGAGGACACCTGTCTACATTTATATCCAATCTACTATATATGCCTATACTTCACTCATATAGAACATAACCTATTCTTCTTAACTGGTTCTGTCACACTAATGAATCACTGTACAGATTAAGGGAGGTGATTAGTAACTTATTATATATAGTATGTCCTTATCTTTAGCAGTAAATTGTATTAATGGGACAACAGTGCAACAGAGTAGTGGCTAAAAGTGAGTCACCATCAACTTGAACATCTATATAGTTATTAACCTCTTAACTGCcctgtgggagactccccaaacatatggaagaaggcactctggtcagatgagactaaaattgagctttttggccatcaaggaaaacgctatgtctggtgcaaacccaacacctctcatcaccccgagaacaccatccccacagtgaagcatgatggtggcagcatcatgcaggatcggaccctttttttcaattgtcgcataaaatgacatacccatttctaactgcctgtagctcaggacctgaagcaaggatatgcatattattgataccatttgaaaggaaacactttgaagtttgtggaaatgtgaaattaatgttggataatataacacattagatctggtaaaagataatacaaacaaaaaacatgcgttttctactattttttttgttccatcatctttgaaatgcaagagaaaggccacaatataatattgcagtttagattttggccactagatgacagcactgtgtgtgcaaagtttcagattgagccagtgaagcattgcaatactggactattttgtatcaagtctgcccaaatgtgccgaattagtcaattgatacattttcaagttcataactatagagaacatacaaaaatgatatggtaatacaaaatgtacgtttacacactcccaggaatgtcatacatgatggatcattagcttatacactaactttcacacatctagatggccgggcggggttgGTGTGGAGTCAGAGatagcaggggttcaaactgtagaaccaagttcctacatttgaatataaaaatggattttatcaaacaaaacaatgctacattttatctctgggacactTAGGATgccaaatcagagcaagattactgattGTAAGTACatgatttaccttcagaggtgaatgtatcaaaccagtccCCCCCCGCGGCAGGCTGAAGTGACATGGCTGAAGTTTCTCAGGGTTAGTCTTGCAGATGGTCTGGCAGTGGCTAcggccccctctctccctccaaccaGAGATCAAACACCATAGTTAATGTGATGTGTAACAAGACACACTTCTATTGTCCCCTTATTGAGGCCGGTGAATGGACAGAGAGTGTGGGAAACAGGGGCTAGCACACTCCCAAAGGCAGAGGGCTGATGGGAACCTGCCTTACTCCGCAACAGGCCTGGCAGTCCAGAGTGTATGGCAGGAATTCAGTCTGTGGGTGTGTCACTGTTCACACACACTTAAAGAGCCACGGACAAAGGCTAGTCAAAATCTTCTCGTCACCACACTGTCAATGTGGTCAATGCATGGCTAGCCCAAAAGGGAATGTCTGCTAACAGGTAAAAAACATTTTTGTATAGATGAAGTTGACAAATTACAGTTTATGAGTAGCTCTAACTGCCTTCATGGAAAACGTTCAAGGTTCATCCAGGCCAAAGTGGAAAAAGAAGACAGGGTGATCTTGTAGCGCTTTGTCGATGTGCAAGGCCCTATTAACTAGATTTTTTTCCAGATGGTCTGTGACATAGGGTTTCTGTTTGTCATGTGACAAAGGATCAATTAACATTCCCAATGGGGCATTGGGGGAGCGGCCTGGCTTTTGTAGCTGATCTACCCCAGTGCTGGTGACTGGTGGgaaaccagggagagagagttctcCTCACAGCACCCACAGGCCAGGCCACACATCTGTGACCTTTGCGCTGCCTGAACCACAACCATGGCACAGTGCCAGTGACTGTGGCATTGTCCCCAGTCTCCCCACCCTGACCCAGCAGCACATAGTCCATCATAGATCATAGATAGAAGTTCTGGGATTTGTCTTGGGAAAGTAACCATTTATCTTATTAGTTACAGTGTTATACTGTAGTGCCTCTTTTTTGTATTCAATGCCATAATATTTACCTTCAGGAGATATAAAAACTATTCAGTCATAGGCCTACTTTCAGTTGGAAAAATGTAATAAACACTTGATGTGAGAGAATGCATTCTTGAATGAACATTTCCTGGGTAAAATAAATCCACGCGTGGGCATGAGTTGTCTTGAGCTTTCCCACACTCAACAGCCAATGAGAATAGAGATACAGACAATAGATAACACAATGGATCAACGACTCAACTGTCTGTCAGTGGGGAGACTGCTTGTCTGgatggagtgtgtgtgaggggtgtgtgtgaggggagtgtggtgtgtgtgggcaCACAACCTCTTCCCACCGCACACCGCTGGATGTGTGAGAAAAGTCTGAActatacacacagttgaagtcggaagtttacatacaccttaaccaaatacatttaaactcagtttttcacaattcctgacatttaatcctagtaaaaattccctgttttaggtcagttaggatcatcactttattttaagaatgtgaaatgtcagaataatagtagagagaatgatttatttcagcttttatttatttaatcacattgccagtgggtcagaagtttacatacactcaattagtatttggtagcattacctttaaattgtttaacttgggtcaaacgtttcgggtagccttccacaagcttccacaataagttgggtgaattttggcccattcctcctgacagagctggtgtaactgagacaggtttgtaggcctccttgctcgcacacgctttttcagttctgcccacacgttttctataggattgaggtcaaggctttgtgatggccactccaataccttgactatgttgtccttaagcaattttgccacaactttggaagtatgcttggggtcattgtccatttggaagacccatttgcgaccaagctttaacttcctgactgatgtcttgagatgttgcttcaatatatccacataattttccttcctcatgatgccatctattctgtgaagtgcaccagtccctcctgaaacaaagcacccccacagcatgatgctgccacccctgtgctttacggttgggatggtgttctttggcttgcaagtaccccacttttcctccaaacataacaacggtcattatggccaaacagttctatttttgtttcatcagaccagaggacatttctccaaaatctttgtccccatgtgcagttgcaaaaccgtagactggctttttatggcggttttggagcagtggcttcttccttgctgagtggcctttcaggttatgtcgatataggactggttttactgtggatatagatacttttgtacgtgtttcctccagcatcttcacaaggtcctttgctgttgttctgggattgatttgcacttttcgcaccaaagtacgttcatctctaggagacagaacgcgtctccttcctgagcggtatgacggctgcgtggtcccatggtgtttatacttgcgtactattgtttgtacagatgaacgtggtaccttcaggcgtttgaaaattgctcccaaggatgaaccggacttgtggaggtctacaaatttttttctgaggtcttggctgatttcttttgattttcccatgatgtcaagcaaagaggcactgagtttgaaggtaggccttgaaatacatccacaggtacacctccaattgactcaaatgatgtcaattagcctatcagaagcttctaaagccatgacatcattttctggaattttccaagctgtttaaaggcacagtcaactcagtgtatgtaagcttctgacccactggaattgtgatacagtgaattataagtgaaataatctgtctgtaaacaattgtttgaaagattacttgtgtcatgcacaaagtagatgtcctaaccgacgtgccaaaacgatagtttgttaacaagaaatttgtggagtggttgaaaaacgagttttaatgactccaacctaagtgtatgtaaacttccgacttcaaatgtaagtGTGTGTGATCCCCACATTCCAACACAGCGACAGCCtgtgtctttgtgattgtcttcTGTATCAGATATTAGCATAATTTAGCATTAGTATCATTTCATAACAATACTAGCCTACTGGTTATGATACCACTTACTTTAAAAAGTGTTCTAAACACTCTATTGCACAATTGGCTGCTTAAATAAAATGAATTGTATCCAAATTGTATGTCTTTTGTTGAAACTATGCAACAATTCAACTCATTTTTGATTAATTATAATGAAAATTGTCTGGAGAGAAAGAAAACTCTAAAGATTAATTTGATTTGTGAATTCTATACTGGCTTGATTGTGTTAGATGAAAGGGTTCTCAGGACGTCAACTAGGACATTTAGTGCACTGAAATTACTTAGATATTTTCTTTATGGTCTAATTTAGATATTTTCTTTATGGTCTAAATGACTCTCTTTGAAGAGGGCCCTTGCCTTCAGAAGTGTGTCTGCGTTTCACCTGTTTTTACCTGTCATTATTTTCTCATTTGATAAGTATGTTGTAATGTTAATTGCATGTGTAATGTATTCATGTATTAATCAATAGTTGCTGCTTATCTTGGGAAAAATCCCTGTATTGCCTCTACTACCCGTTACCCATCAGGTTATTGATGTTTCTCCTATTGTTGCGATGGGCAGCCCTGTGGTCTCAGTAGTGTGGGAACCCCAGCTGGGCCAGGGCCACATGGCTTTGTCATGCTAATCCATTGCTATAAAAAGGGGGAGAGATCCCTCAGAGGGCCCAGACCACACTCTGCAGCCCAGGAGAAGTAGCCGACAGACCTgtcactctctcacacagacatgGCTCCCTGCTTAACTAACTTATCCTCTTTCCACCATCTGAAGTTCGCAGAAAAATACATTAAGGTATGTGTTAGGTTCAATCAATGTATGAGTGTGTATAAAGtataaaatgtgtattttcaTGTATATTGTGGCTTTTTTAAGTATTTGACTGAATTTCTTGGTGTCATATATTAGAACTGTCGACTAATCAAATGTTCTCTGCCTCCTCAGATAAGGAAACCCATCGTGGAGAAGATGCGTCGAGATCGCATTAACGGCTGCATCGAGCAGCTCAAGCTCATCCTGGAGAAGGAGTTCCACAAAGAGGACCCCAACACCAAGCTGGAGAAAGCCGACATCCTGGAGATGACCGTGAGATTCCTGAGGCAACAGCTGCAGCCGCAGCCGGCTCCATCTCAGAGGGACTACAGCGAGGGTTACTCACATTGCTGGAGGGAGTCTCTGCAGTTCCTGTCTGGAAGCCCCATGAgagacaccaccaccacctccgctGGACCTCTTCAGGGGCTCCAACAGCAGCTCTCCTCCCAGGCCCAGAGATCCTGCAGCAGCCCGATGGTCCGCTCCACTTCCCCAGTCTCCTCCATCTTCCGTCCGACCGCCACGCTCCAGGACacaggagttaaaggtccagtctGGAGGCCCTGGTAGAGAGAGTTACTGGAGTCACTGTAAAATCTGAGGGAAACTTTGGACTGTATGTCCCTCACTATGTAGGAAATATGCATTTCCAACCTCCTCCACCATTGTGGGTTTACTGAGCTCTTATTGTCTCATCACATTGATGGCCAGATATGTGTGGCAGATTATTTGATTTCTTGCATATTTTAAGTGACTTTTTTGTGAAGATTGTTATTTCTCTTACTTGTTTTATCACATTAGTTTTTTTTCCgtttgcattgaagaatatagCTAATTATTGAGTTATGATATTTTATTGTGAAATTTGAATTTATTGTGAAATTATTGCTTACTCCAGTGGAGTTCATGTGTTATGCTAGAGGTAACAGTAACTACAATAGGCTACTGTATTTTCACCAGCAATTATTTGAGGATATTTCTCTTTTATTATtaatatgttatgttatgttttgGATGGATGTATCTTTTATAAAGGGACTAGTGTGTTGTTATACTTTGTAATATCACTGTTGTTATTGTTCTGATGTTTTATAATGCATTAAAGAAGCTCTTAAACTATGTATGACATGTGTATGACAATAAAACTAtaataattgttttatatataATAACCTGTCTTTTGTCCAGGATTGTTCTTTTGGACCAAATTGTAATGGATCTTGCAGTCCACCAATTCTGTTCTAACCAGTTCATATAATCCTCCTCCATGAAATGTCTTCTCCCATTTGATTAACAAATTCAGGAAAATCCACATATAACTTTTGCAATAGTTTCCCTTATCTGTATAGGTTTAAATCAGCTGTCCCATTGAGCTCCTGAATCCTGCCACCACAGACACCCAGTGAGAGGGCACACAGAAACACAGGCACTCACACCAACATAAGGCAAGGCACCTCTCTATGGCCTGCCCATATTACCACTTTGTATTCTTCTAAAGAGAGGCCAGACATATGCCACACAGACACTGAAGAAAGACCACAACACCAGCTGCAGCTACTA
Encoded proteins:
- the LOC121545510 gene encoding transcription factor HES-5-like, which encodes MWQPSISQCPSQPSHWLRTVRNSNKPKTHTFIWRFKSINRRENQREDSTYPIGSLLRLQLNRITTATAMAPTMIRQMTNPKQHLSLTKVRKPVVEKMRRDRINTSIEQLKSLLGPEFLRQQPDSKQEKADILEMTVYFLSCQQQAGSSSTTAANEGYSRCVQEAVSFLSQCEVKTQSHSSLLSHFQSLQTSSQHSQAPWSFSPPGSPIHQATTKGVMSPVSHPLWRPW
- the LOC121545511 gene encoding transcription factor HES-5-like — protein: MAPCLTNLSSFHHLKFAEKYIKIRKPIVEKMRRDRINGCIEQLKLILEKEFHKEDPNTKLEKADILEMTVRFLRQQLQPQPAPSQRDYSEGYSHCWRESLQFLSGSPMRDTTTTSAGPLQGLQQQLSSQAQRSCSSPMVRSTSPVSSIFRPTATLQDTGVKGPVWRPW